From a region of the Actinomadura luzonensis genome:
- a CDS encoding HpcH/HpaI aldolase/citrate lyase family protein: MRSRRSVLAVPGSSPRFLDKAQTLPVDEVFLDLEDSVAPAAKEEARRNVVAALREGDWAGKTRVVRVNDLATQWTYRDVIEVVEGAGEFLDCVMLPKVQDPTEVVWLDTLLTQIEKAMGYEPGRIGIEAQIENARGLVNVDMIAGSSRRLETLVFGPADFMASINMRTLVVGEQPPGYTEGDAYHYILMRLLMAARSHDLQVIDGPYLQIRDVEGFRRVARRSAALGFDGKWVLHPSQVDAANEVFSPAQEDYDHAELILEAYEYYTTVEKRGAVMLGDEMIDEASRKMALVVAAKGRAAGLSRTKSFTP, from the coding sequence ATGCGATCACGTCGTTCCGTTCTCGCGGTGCCCGGGAGCAGTCCGCGTTTCCTGGACAAGGCCCAGACCCTGCCCGTGGACGAGGTCTTCCTCGACCTGGAGGACTCCGTCGCGCCGGCGGCCAAGGAGGAGGCGCGGCGCAACGTCGTGGCCGCGCTGCGTGAGGGCGACTGGGCCGGGAAGACGCGCGTGGTGCGGGTCAACGACCTGGCGACGCAGTGGACCTACCGGGACGTGATCGAGGTGGTCGAGGGGGCCGGGGAGTTCCTCGACTGCGTGATGCTGCCCAAGGTGCAGGACCCGACCGAGGTGGTCTGGCTCGACACGCTGCTCACGCAGATCGAGAAGGCCATGGGGTACGAGCCCGGCCGCATCGGCATCGAGGCGCAGATCGAGAACGCCCGCGGCCTGGTCAACGTGGACATGATCGCCGGGTCGTCGCGGCGGCTGGAGACGCTGGTGTTCGGGCCGGCCGACTTCATGGCCTCGATCAACATGCGCACGCTCGTCGTCGGCGAGCAGCCGCCCGGCTACACCGAGGGCGACGCCTACCACTACATCCTCATGCGCCTGCTCATGGCGGCCCGCAGCCACGACCTCCAGGTGATCGACGGGCCCTACCTGCAGATCAGGGACGTCGAGGGGTTCCGGCGGGTGGCGCGCCGCTCGGCGGCGCTCGGCTTCGACGGCAAGTGGGTGCTGCACCCCTCCCAGGTGGACGCGGCCAACGAGGTGTTCTCCCCGGCGCAGGAGGACTACGACCACGCCGAGCTCATCCTGGAGGCGTACGAGTACTACACCACCGTGGAGAAGCGCGGCGCGGTCATGCTGGGCGACGAGATGATCGACGAGGCGTCCAGGAAGATGGCGCTCGTCGTGGCCGCCAAGGGGCGGGCGGCCGGGCTGAGCAGGACCAAGAGCTTCACACCTTGA
- a CDS encoding DUF6529 family protein, translated as MTAIHRPPARGLTPLLVPLLLGGLVVLALGVYGRAHTPTGHAVGVAGFSAALPMKAWLTTGALVLAVVQVVSALSMWGKLGIAIPPAVHRWSGRLAFLLTIPVAFHCLYALGLQYDVPRVLAHSLLGCFFYGVFTAKMLALPKRDTPGWTLPVLGGLAFTALVGLWLTSAFWFFTAVGVKV; from the coding sequence ATGACCGCCATCCACCGGCCGCCCGCGCGCGGCCTGACCCCGTTGCTGGTGCCGCTGCTGCTCGGCGGCCTCGTGGTGCTCGCGCTCGGCGTGTACGGCCGCGCCCACACCCCCACCGGCCACGCCGTGGGCGTCGCCGGCTTCTCCGCCGCGCTGCCGATGAAGGCCTGGCTGACCACGGGCGCGCTGGTGCTGGCGGTCGTGCAGGTGGTCTCGGCGCTGTCGATGTGGGGCAAGCTCGGGATCGCGATCCCGCCCGCCGTGCACCGCTGGTCGGGGCGGCTGGCGTTCCTGCTCACGATCCCGGTCGCCTTCCACTGCCTGTACGCCCTCGGCCTCCAGTACGACGTGCCCCGCGTGCTCGCGCACTCCCTGCTTGGGTGCTTCTTCTACGGCGTGTTCACCGCGAAGATGCTGGCCCTGCCCAAACGGGACACGCCGGGCTGGACGCTGCCGGTGCTCGGCGGGCTCGCGTTCACCGCGCTGGTCGGGCTGTGGCTGACCTCGGCGTTCTGGTTCTTCACCGCCGTGGGCGTCAAGGTGTGA
- a CDS encoding CPBP family intramembrane glutamic endopeptidase — protein MPPQRSWFLPTPGGARFDHLARNEATRPWRSITGTLLIAVGFFVIGFVVVAGCVLVAALLGLPSPVDPATGLPEGTPFGLGMTLMSIAPVLLLVIGTAALVQRRRPGTLSSVAGRLRWAWMARCAALAVVALLLGQAAQWLALTLTGADADMVDWVGWGAFLPVFVVILLLVPFQAAAEEYVFRGWFLQAVGAHVRNPVWGIVIGSALFASLHGYSWLGLADVFAFGAVMGWLSVRTGGLEAAIALHVLNNVLAFGLSAAAGDLQESLNQSEVAVPWQSLTGTAVQFLVYGFGVLYLAKKRSIATISG, from the coding sequence GTGCCGCCGCAGCGGTCCTGGTTCCTGCCGACGCCCGGGGGCGCCCGCTTCGACCATCTCGCGAGGAACGAGGCCACCCGGCCCTGGCGCTCGATCACCGGCACGCTGCTGATCGCGGTGGGGTTCTTCGTCATCGGCTTCGTGGTGGTCGCCGGGTGCGTGCTGGTCGCGGCCCTGCTCGGCCTGCCCTCGCCGGTGGACCCGGCCACCGGGCTGCCGGAGGGCACGCCGTTCGGGCTCGGCATGACGCTGATGTCCATCGCGCCGGTGCTGCTGCTGGTGATCGGCACGGCGGCGCTGGTGCAGCGGCGCCGGCCGGGCACGCTGTCGTCCGTCGCGGGGCGGCTGCGCTGGGCCTGGATGGCCCGGTGCGCGGCGCTCGCGGTGGTGGCGCTGCTGCTGGGTCAGGCCGCGCAGTGGCTGGCGCTGACCCTGACCGGGGCCGACGCCGACATGGTGGACTGGGTCGGCTGGGGTGCCTTCCTGCCGGTGTTCGTGGTGATCCTGCTGCTGGTGCCGTTCCAGGCCGCGGCCGAGGAGTACGTCTTCCGCGGCTGGTTCCTCCAGGCGGTCGGGGCGCACGTGCGCAACCCGGTGTGGGGCATCGTGATCGGGTCCGCGCTGTTCGCCTCGCTGCACGGCTACTCGTGGCTGGGGCTGGCCGACGTGTTCGCCTTCGGCGCGGTGATGGGCTGGCTGTCGGTGCGCACCGGCGGGCTGGAGGCGGCGATCGCGCTGCACGTGCTGAACAACGTGCTGGCGTTCGGGCTGAGCGCGGCGGCGGGCGACCTTCAGGAGTCGCTGAACCAGAGCGAGGTGGCGGTGCCCTGGCAGTCGCTGACGGGGACGGCGGTGCAATTCCTGGTGTACGGATTCGGCGTTTTGTATCTGGCCAAAAAGCGGTCAATAGCCACTATTTCTGGATAA